One region of bacterium genomic DNA includes:
- a CDS encoding FAD-dependent oxidoreductase: MPVEEAKLYELIIIGAGPAGMTAAVGGVFIEIGLMPNTEFVGDVVELNHDREIVVDCGCRTSVPGIFAAGDVTTVPEKQIIVAAGEGAKAILGAYRYLLKKTEDR, from the coding sequence GTGCCTGTAGAAGAGGCTAAGCTCTATGAGCTTATTATTATTGGAGCTGGTCCGGCAGGGATGACGGCGGCGGTAGGAGGCGTCTTTATTGAGATTGGACTTATGCCTAACACTGAATTTGTCGGGGATGTGGTTGAGCTTAATCATGACCGGGAGATAGTGGTAGATTGCGGCTGCAGGACAAGTGTTCCCGGAATATTTGCGGCAGGTGATGTCACCACTGTGCCGGAAAAACAGATTATTGTAGCAGCCGGGGAAGGAGCCAAGGCGATTCTTGGCGCCTATCGCTATCTGCTGAAGAAAACAGAGGACAGATGA
- a CDS encoding phosphoenolpyruvate-utilizing N-terminal domain-containing protein, translating into MTEDRRQRTDEQKISAETHFTGIPISGGIVVARVCLFNERRHSKLPLYKVTGKGQNREKARLKRAVKIAADRLEALKKDVAERIGSSEAKIFAAQKMILLDKGVNREMMEAIENKDLNAETAVATTLEAYETRLLSVDNEYIKNDASDIGEIKRRLLDVLRNMNPSFQCAGQEHCQRGRNRIVVAEELTPSLTLELNTGQIKGFVTERGGKASHAAILARALGIPAVSGLKNIHSLLDCGTEVLINGETGEVVIWPGEETISKIPSLQRIEVRRSQIVEPVAGFKVMANISLSSDVVEAKDMQTEGIGLYRTEFEFMSSEKIRDGSK; encoded by the coding sequence ATGACAGAGGACAGAAGACAGAGGACAGACGAACAAAAGATTAGTGCCGAGACACATTTTACCGGAATACCGATAAGCGGGGGTATAGTCGTGGCCAGGGTGTGCCTTTTTAATGAAAGGCGGCACAGCAAGTTGCCTCTTTATAAAGTAACCGGCAAGGGACAGAATCGGGAGAAGGCCCGGCTCAAACGGGCTGTTAAAATCGCAGCCGATAGGCTCGAAGCTTTAAAGAAAGATGTGGCCGAGCGTATTGGTTCATCCGAGGCGAAAATCTTTGCTGCCCAGAAAATGATCCTGCTGGACAAGGGTGTTAACCGGGAAATGATGGAGGCCATTGAAAATAAGGATCTTAATGCCGAGACGGCAGTAGCAACCACCTTGGAGGCCTATGAAACGCGATTGCTCAGTGTGGACAACGAATATATCAAAAATGATGCCTCAGATATCGGGGAGATTAAGCGTAGGTTATTAGACGTCTTAAGAAATATGAACCCGTCCTTTCAGTGTGCCGGTCAAGAACACTGTCAGCGCGGCCGGAACCGTATTGTGGTTGCGGAGGAACTCACGCCCAGCCTCACTTTGGAATTGAATACCGGACAAATCAAGGGATTTGTGACAGAGCGCGGAGGCAAGGCTTCTCATGCGGCCATCCTGGCCAGAGCACTAGGCATCCCTGCAGTAAGCGGTCTCAAGAATATCCACAGCCTCCTCGATTGTGGAACCGAAGTCCTGATTAATGGCGAGACAGGAGAAGTTGTTATTTGGCCCGGCGAGGAAACCATCTCTAAAATACCTTCGCTGCAGCGCATCGAAGTCCGGAGGTCACAGATTGTCGAGCCTGTGGCAGGGTTTAAGGTAATGGCTAATATCAGCCTTTCGTCGGATGTGGTTGAGGCAAAGGATATGCAGACCGAGGGAATCGGCTTGTATCGGACGGAGTTTGAATTTATGTCCAGTGAAAAAATCCGGGACGGTTCAAAATAG
- a CDS encoding putative PEP-binding protein yields MLKEDEQFERYTAVLKAMDGKPVNFRLLDIGSDKSLSFLDMPREENPSLGCRGARFLLERPDLLKTQARALARASLHGPVNVMYPMITDIEQFRKLKNMFNEAIADLAGGEINHGLMFEVVSAALQAREILKIADFGSIGSNDLIQYLFAVDRDNERVAYDYDPNRDVFWSLIGEIARAASEMGKPLSICGELAGEPKYIPKLIELGMRIVSVSPRLIPKVRMAAKQSLGAKKE; encoded by the coding sequence ATCCTAAAAGAAGACGAGCAATTTGAACGCTATACTGCCGTGCTAAAGGCCATGGACGGGAAGCCGGTTAATTTTAGACTTCTGGATATAGGAAGCGATAAGTCTCTCTCTTTTTTGGATATGCCGCGGGAAGAAAATCCATCCCTGGGTTGCCGGGGAGCGCGCTTTCTTTTGGAAAGGCCGGACCTTTTAAAAACTCAGGCGCGGGCTTTGGCCAGGGCCTCTCTCCATGGTCCCGTTAATGTAATGTATCCTATGATTACAGATATTGAACAGTTCCGTAAGCTAAAGAACATGTTTAATGAGGCCATAGCCGATTTAGCCGGGGGAGAGATAAATCACGGCCTTATGTTTGAAGTGGTTTCAGCCGCCTTACAGGCACGGGAAATTTTAAAAATAGCCGATTTTGGGAGCATCGGAAGCAACGATCTTATTCAGTATCTGTTTGCGGTGGATCGTGATAATGAGCGGGTTGCCTATGACTATGACCCTAACAGAGATGTTTTCTGGTCATTGATAGGTGAGATAGCCAGAGCCGCATCTGAAATGGGGAAACCTCTGTCGATCTGCGGAGAATTGGCTGGAGAGCCTAAATACATTCCAAAGCTTATTGAGCTTGGGATGCGAATAGTCAGCGTCAGCCCACGACTTATCCCGAAAGTGCGGATGGCGGCAAAGCAATCGCTTGGGGCAAAGAAGGAGTAA
- a CDS encoding nitroreductase family protein, whose translation MIRDLILKNRSYRRFYQEEAVEPETLRELVDLARLSASSANKQPLKYILSCDPQKNALIFPHLAWAGYLKDWPGPCDGEKPSAYIIILGDTEISQSFSCDYGIAAQNILLGATEKGLGGCMIGSIQRQELRKTLEIPSSYEILLVLALGRPREEVVIETAGPTGDIKYWRDSEGIHHVPKRPLDDIIVG comes from the coding sequence ATGATAAGGGATTTAATCCTAAAGAATAGGAGCTATCGGCGATTCTATCAGGAGGAGGCCGTAGAACCTGAGACGCTAAGAGAGCTTGTTGACCTGGCCAGACTTTCTGCCTCATCGGCCAATAAACAGCCGCTAAAATATATCCTTTCTTGTGATCCTCAAAAAAATGCCTTGATATTTCCCCACCTGGCCTGGGCCGGTTATCTCAAAGACTGGCCCGGTCCGTGTGATGGAGAAAAACCATCGGCTTACATCATCATTCTTGGGGACACAGAGATAAGTCAGTCTTTCAGCTGTGACTATGGAATAGCCGCTCAAAATATTCTCCTGGGTGCGACAGAGAAGGGGTTAGGGGGCTGTATGATCGGTTCAATCCAAAGGCAGGAGCTTCGGAAGACCTTAGAGATACCATCCAGTTATGAGATACTTCTTGTCCTGGCTCTTGGCCGGCCCAGGGAGGAAGTAGTAATCGAGACAGCCGGCCCTACTGGAGACATTAAGTATTGGCGCGACAGTGAAGGTATTCACCACGTGCCAAAACGACCATTAGATGACATTATCGTTGGTTAG
- a CDS encoding phosphoglycerate kinase, with translation MVNRPKNPKSEIRRETVFNKLTVEDIDLAGKKVLMRVDFNVPLQQGQVVDDYKIKAALPTINYCLQQGASLILMSHLGRPKGRECDKYSLMPAAKRLGELLNQEVLMISDCVGEEARRELEEMAPGGVALLENLRFYEEEEKNDPAFSQELAALADLYVNDAFGTAHRAHASTVGVTKYFAQAAAGFLMKSEFEHMETVRTDPERPLVAIIGGAKISTKLKEIKILLTKVDTLLLGGGMSFTFLKAQGMPVGNSLVEEDMIEEAGLILEQAKERGVPLVFPFDSVIVRSIDSPAERRIVPEDGILEGWIGVDIGPVTITEFGQVIQEARTIIWNGPVGIFEVPEFARGTEEIARLVANCSAKSIVGGGESAAAIIKLGLQDKISHISTGGGASLEFLEGKELPGITALTDK, from the coding sequence ATGGTGAACCGTCCCAAAAATCCGAAATCCGAAATAAGGAGGGAAACGGTGTTTAATAAGCTGACAGTAGAAGATATTGATCTGGCGGGGAAAAAGGTTCTGATGAGGGTAGATTTTAATGTCCCACTCCAGCAAGGTCAGGTAGTGGATGATTACAAAATCAAGGCTGCCCTGCCCACGATAAATTATTGTCTTCAGCAAGGGGCGAGTCTTATCCTTATGTCGCATCTTGGCAGGCCAAAGGGGAGGGAGTGTGACAAATACAGTCTGATGCCGGCCGCCAAGCGATTGGGAGAACTGCTTAATCAAGAAGTACTTATGATTAGTGACTGTGTGGGAGAAGAGGCCAGACGCGAATTGGAGGAAATGGCGCCCGGAGGTGTGGCTTTATTGGAGAACCTGAGATTCTATGAGGAAGAAGAGAAGAATGATCCGGCTTTCTCGCAAGAGTTGGCTGCCCTGGCTGATCTCTATGTCAACGATGCCTTTGGCACGGCTCATCGCGCCCATGCCTCGACGGTTGGGGTGACCAAATATTTTGCCCAGGCGGCCGCCGGCTTCCTGATGAAAAGTGAGTTTGAGCATATGGAAACGGTCAGAACCGACCCTGAAAGGCCCCTGGTGGCTATTATTGGGGGAGCCAAAATCTCAACCAAACTGAAGGAGATTAAAATCCTCCTGACCAAGGTTGATACGCTGCTTTTAGGTGGAGGGATGAGTTTCACCTTTTTAAAGGCCCAAGGGATGCCGGTAGGTAATTCCCTGGTGGAGGAAGACATGATCGAAGAAGCCGGGCTTATTCTGGAACAGGCCAAAGAGAGGGGGGTTCCTCTGGTGTTTCCCTTTGATTCTGTTATTGTTAGAAGTATCGATTCCCCGGCTGAACGGCGAATTGTGCCTGAGGATGGAATCCTTGAGGGCTGGATAGGGGTGGATATTGGTCCGGTCACTATAACCGAATTTGGACAAGTAATCCAGGAGGCCAGAACCATTATCTGGAATGGCCCGGTCGGGATTTTTGAGGTGCCTGAATTTGCCCGGGGAACCGAAGAGATAGCCAGACTGGTAGCCAATTGTTCAGCCAAGAGTATCGTAGGTGGCGGAGAGTCTGCCGCGGCTATTATTAAACTGGGTCTCCAGGATAAGATCAGCCATATCTCTACTGGAGGCGGGGCTTCGCTGGAATTTTTAGAAGGAAAGGAATTGCCGGGCATTACTGCTTTGACGGATAAGTAG
- a CDS encoding CpsB/CapC family capsule biosynthesis tyrosine phosphatase encodes MIDIHAHILPGLDDGVRSIDEAVEIIKQAERGGIKIIVATPHLIWGTAYAPSRETIEKGMKELQSRLSPACRHVTFLSGAELYLDGTQDINRILKEDPITLNNQNYLLIEFPLHQVPPNTREIVTAFLNEGIIPIIAHPERNKDILDKPNLLFELIEQGAVSQLDGGSLLGHHGRRAKKWAEIFLVHHLVQVIASDVHFFLPGDVPYLYLAYERAVDLIGERAAKIKVITNPKRIIEGKEIRHLPPPIPYEEEDISGI; translated from the coding sequence TTGATCGACATTCACGCGCACATCCTCCCTGGCCTTGATGATGGGGTAAGATCCATTGATGAGGCCGTAGAGATAATTAAACAGGCAGAAAGGGGTGGCATAAAAATTATCGTGGCCACCCCTCATCTTATCTGGGGCACAGCTTATGCCCCTAGCCGGGAGACAATAGAAAAAGGGATGAAAGAACTCCAAAGCAGATTATCCCCTGCTTGCAGGCATGTTACTTTCCTGTCCGGAGCCGAACTCTATCTGGACGGCACTCAGGATATCAACCGAATTTTAAAGGAAGACCCGATTACCCTCAATAATCAAAACTACCTTTTGATTGAATTTCCCCTCCACCAGGTTCCCCCTAATACCAGGGAGATTGTAACCGCTTTTCTCAACGAAGGTATTATCCCCATTATTGCCCATCCCGAAAGAAATAAGGATATTCTGGACAAGCCTAATCTGCTCTTTGAATTGATCGAACAAGGGGCTGTTTCTCAATTAGATGGCGGCAGCCTCCTGGGCCACCATGGACGCCGGGCTAAAAAATGGGCGGAGATATTTCTGGTTCATCATCTGGTGCAGGTTATTGCTTCTGACGTCCATTTCTTCCTGCCCGGAGATGTGCCTTATCTTTATCTGGCCTATGAACGAGCGGTTGATCTTATCGGTGAAAGGGCGGCCAAAATCAAGGTTATTACCAACCCCAAGCGGATTATCGAGGGAAAAGAGATCCGCCATCTCCCACCGCCCATCCCTTATGAGGAAGAAGACATATCCGGGATCTGA
- the tpiA gene encoding triose-phosphate isomerase, whose amino-acid sequence MRRPIMAANWKMNKIRPEAVELAEGLVKQLKDVSEVEIVLCPPFTALGEVADVIEGSRLALGAQNMYYQPAGAYTGEVSGAMLVDLGCQYVIIGHSERREYFHEDNELINLKVKAALGCGLSPILCVGERLFERQAGKAEEVVYEHLTAGLKGITRQEMLKVVIAYEPVWAIGTGQTATPKDAETMHLFIRKTLTQMYDQKLAQAVRIQYGGSVKPENIEALMAEPDIDGALVGGASLEIDSFSRIVRFNVLA is encoded by the coding sequence ATGCGAAGACCTATTATGGCCGCTAATTGGAAGATGAACAAGATCAGGCCTGAGGCCGTGGAATTGGCGGAGGGCTTGGTGAAACAGCTTAAGGATGTCTCAGAGGTGGAGATAGTTCTGTGCCCTCCCTTTACTGCCCTCGGTGAAGTAGCTGACGTTATTGAGGGAAGCCGCCTGGCCCTGGGGGCACAGAATATGTATTATCAACCTGCCGGGGCTTATACCGGCGAGGTGTCCGGAGCGATGTTGGTTGATCTGGGATGTCAATATGTTATTATTGGCCATTCGGAGAGGAGAGAATATTTCCATGAGGATAACGAGCTCATTAATTTAAAGGTGAAAGCCGCCTTGGGGTGCGGCCTTTCTCCCATCCTTTGTGTGGGCGAAAGATTGTTTGAACGCCAAGCCGGAAAAGCCGAAGAGGTGGTTTATGAACACCTTACCGCCGGGCTGAAAGGCATTACCCGCCAAGAGATGCTTAAGGTAGTTATCGCCTACGAGCCGGTCTGGGCGATTGGAACAGGCCAGACGGCCACTCCCAAAGACGCTGAGACGATGCATCTCTTTATTCGAAAGACGTTGACTCAGATGTATGATCAGAAGTTAGCTCAAGCGGTCCGTATTCAGTACGGCGGTAGTGTCAAACCGGAGAACATCGAGGCCTTGATGGCTGAGCCGGATATAGATGGCGCCCTGGTTGGTGGCGCCAGTTTAGAGATAGATTCCTTTAGCCGGATTGTTAGATTCAATGTCCTTGCCTAA
- a CDS encoding MBL fold metallo-hydrolase, whose protein sequence is MELKILTVGDLETNCYLLADRATGQAVVIDPGDDADRILKAQQDSKAKLVYIINTHGHGDHIGANSAVASATGAKILIHRADAPKLNEPYLNLSSTFGWEIVSPPADRILEDGDIIWLGELKIEVIYTPGHTEGGITLKVNQSLFTGDTLFASGIGRTDLPGGSYQTLISSIKNRLLIFPDETVIYPGHGGSSTIGRERRDNPFILNPVTNLCENQ, encoded by the coding sequence ATGGAACTTAAGATCTTAACCGTAGGTGACCTGGAGACTAACTGCTATCTCCTGGCAGACAGGGCTACCGGACAGGCGGTAGTGATCGATCCAGGAGATGATGCAGACAGAATCCTGAAAGCCCAACAAGACTCAAAGGCTAAATTGGTTTACATCATTAACACCCATGGACATGGTGATCATATTGGGGCCAATTCTGCTGTGGCTTCTGCCACGGGAGCTAAAATCCTTATCCATCGAGCCGATGCCCCTAAGCTGAATGAGCCTTATCTCAATCTTTCCTCTACCTTTGGCTGGGAAATCGTCTCGCCTCCAGCGGACAGAATACTGGAAGATGGAGATATTATCTGGTTAGGCGAGCTGAAGATAGAGGTTATTTACACGCCAGGACATACTGAAGGGGGGATAACTCTGAAGGTAAATCAATCTCTCTTCACGGGTGATACCCTCTTTGCCTCTGGAATTGGCCGAACAGACCTGCCTGGTGGTTCTTACCAAACACTCATCTCCAGCATAAAAAATCGCCTTCTTATCTTTCCGGACGAAACCGTAATCTATCCAGGACATGGTGGGTCTTCAACCATTGGGAGAGAGCGGAGAGATAATCCCTTTATCCTCAACCCGGTCACAAACTTATGTGAAAACCAATAA